A section of the Gloeobacter violaceus PCC 7421 genome encodes:
- a CDS encoding Eco57I restriction-modification methylase domain-containing protein gives MPIDFLQECSFIGPALPEPFVRFELEKELNREKLLSKATGTEAQALREFWDGYRRKLRELVGKSGAIRIRNQVIDPLLPRLGYDRLEAAEPVQTREGLEAGGHLLISADGSSKLRIWTTDLDIDLDAPAKRGAAYRFSHLRIAQRVLLACSERVGLLTNGVELRLLLSDPARPDSQVIIPIDANWKRSREVPDSLRLLLALASPAGVKAVPGLVDKARLQQARVTKDLRKQAREAVELFVQEVLDHPANREKLSEFADRARLAKELWREGLITIYRLLFILKLESSDDPARSFSFASTSLWRNSFSPSVALARYVRMALDEGAETGQLLERGLRSLFRMFAEGLQCTELNIRPLGGSLFGAHATPILSDLAWGERAVAYLLDRLLWTLKKGTVARERVHYGPLDVEDLGRVYEALLELEPGIADEPMCRLRRQKLEVVVPIDQGEKYRVTAAVKNDSEDEAEEEDAEESQEEETSGRGKKTKVEWIEAIAPGRFYLRVGLGRKASGSYYTPHSFVRFLVQETLGPQVAERSPQSDPKPLEILKLKVCDPAMGSGHFLVEACRFLGEKLYEACRLCDELAMAAEKRAESAEDEQQREAALEGAKLFQQRVADLPDPNDELLKYLPSRAPEGLEIGLSQRKAEAMCRRLIAVHCLYGVDKNPLAVELAKLSLWIESHAEGLPLTFLDHRLVLGDSLAGPFLKDLLRYPGSQKQMDDLLSIGLKEGFTKALSNALRHVHDLEESVGATLSEIEAKQAAKTRLDKALEPFMIVAAAWAGGGMLSGPECDDSAYARLAHAVASTSALPADINKEERLIRMIAKGMAMQENLTTIEEVFQQKHIEKLPLALPFDLTFVEVFFPHSNCDYRNGFDVLLGNPPWSKSNLELPEYMGAVDFRFLEVTSSDERIDLEESYKGSSAWNAWLLASLEEDRMGKIISLLNPDAQSDLVGFGSGHADIFASFVDRLFSLLRVNGLFAMVLPSSLHVSQSLRQLRRKLLNKAEILSYFSFENKYSLFEIHKSWKFTPVIIRNSEPKEKKRFPAQFYLHDDSWLFSANKDPYYYLYDPNIIEVMDSESLIFQEYTSVSDMKCAETIFGNSISWKKYSENTYWSIRRELNATDDRWRIEYSKPCGRTWSKEDEALIHHQPGTIHQYTDLWTGAKTLTIPFNNLYDRPRVLELSRYFRAAYRMSARATDERTSIFTILTPGTTATNSLPIEGCPQKRPNRLSLGAVAVCNSFVFDWYLRLRVGSKTISKFIMDNTPISDLASQNNLCVHSSLRLVSNHPGYETLWHEQVCDEWREPKPPFTWPVLESDDERWEVRSAIDAVVADAYGLEREQYAHILSSFSHRSYPKAPKLCLAKFDELQEIGLGAFTKKYDPYWDIPLNENLPQPVIDIPLLDPADSETTSNHKVLQIPGMDSYQGDRRSAPRAAESGKARRKNPRKTS, from the coding sequence ATGCCCATTGATTTTCTGCAGGAGTGCTCCTTTATCGGCCCCGCTCTGCCGGAACCGTTTGTGCGCTTCGAGTTGGAGAAGGAACTGAATAGGGAGAAGCTTCTCTCCAAAGCGACCGGGACCGAGGCACAGGCGCTGCGGGAGTTTTGGGACGGTTACCGGCGCAAGCTGCGCGAGTTGGTCGGCAAAAGCGGCGCCATTCGAATTCGCAACCAGGTGATCGATCCGCTCCTCCCCCGGTTGGGTTACGACCGGCTGGAGGCAGCGGAGCCGGTTCAGACGCGAGAAGGTCTGGAAGCGGGCGGTCATTTGTTGATCAGTGCCGATGGTTCTTCCAAGTTGCGGATCTGGACCACAGATCTCGACATCGACCTGGATGCGCCCGCAAAACGGGGTGCCGCCTACCGCTTCAGCCACCTGCGCATCGCTCAGCGTGTGCTGCTCGCCTGCAGTGAGCGGGTGGGGCTCTTGACCAACGGTGTTGAGCTGCGGCTGTTGCTCTCAGATCCGGCCCGGCCCGACTCGCAAGTGATTATCCCCATCGACGCAAACTGGAAGCGCAGCCGCGAGGTGCCCGATTCTTTGCGCTTGCTGCTAGCTCTCGCTTCACCGGCCGGGGTGAAAGCGGTACCCGGTCTGGTGGATAAGGCCCGCCTGCAGCAGGCGCGGGTGACCAAAGATCTGCGCAAGCAGGCCCGCGAGGCGGTCGAGCTATTCGTGCAGGAGGTGCTGGATCATCCGGCCAACCGAGAAAAGCTCAGTGAGTTTGCCGACCGAGCGCGGCTGGCGAAGGAGTTGTGGCGCGAAGGGCTGATCACGATCTATCGGCTGCTGTTCATCTTGAAGCTGGAATCGAGCGACGACCCGGCCCGGTCATTCTCGTTCGCTTCGACCAGCCTGTGGCGCAACAGCTTCTCGCCGAGTGTGGCCCTGGCACGGTATGTGCGGATGGCGCTGGATGAGGGTGCAGAGACAGGGCAACTCTTGGAGCGGGGACTACGCTCGCTGTTCAGGATGTTTGCCGAGGGCTTGCAGTGCACGGAGTTGAACATCCGGCCTCTGGGAGGGTCGTTGTTCGGGGCGCACGCAACCCCAATCCTCTCGGATTTGGCCTGGGGAGAACGGGCAGTTGCCTACCTGCTCGACCGATTGCTCTGGACTTTGAAGAAGGGAACGGTTGCCCGAGAGCGGGTTCACTACGGCCCCCTGGATGTCGAAGATTTGGGCCGCGTCTACGAAGCTCTACTCGAACTGGAGCCGGGAATTGCCGATGAGCCGATGTGCCGGTTGCGGCGGCAAAAGCTGGAGGTCGTCGTTCCGATTGACCAGGGAGAGAAATACCGTGTCACGGCAGCAGTGAAGAACGATTCTGAGGACGAGGCGGAGGAAGAGGACGCAGAGGAAAGCCAGGAGGAGGAGACTTCCGGGCGTGGCAAGAAAACTAAAGTCGAGTGGATCGAGGCGATTGCGCCGGGCCGGTTCTATCTGCGGGTGGGCCTTGGCCGCAAGGCGAGTGGTTCCTACTACACGCCCCATTCCTTTGTTCGATTTTTAGTGCAGGAGACTTTAGGACCACAGGTGGCAGAGCGCAGTCCACAAAGCGATCCGAAACCCCTGGAAATCTTGAAATTGAAAGTCTGCGACCCGGCAATGGGGTCTGGGCATTTTCTAGTGGAAGCCTGCCGATTCTTGGGTGAGAAGCTGTATGAAGCTTGCCGTCTATGCGATGAATTAGCGATGGCAGCGGAGAAGCGAGCAGAAAGTGCGGAGGATGAGCAGCAAAGAGAGGCTGCACTTGAGGGAGCGAAGCTGTTTCAGCAGCGGGTGGCAGATTTGCCCGATCCAAATGATGAGCTGTTGAAATATTTGCCGAGCAGAGCGCCAGAGGGTTTGGAAATAGGTTTATCCCAACGGAAGGCAGAAGCAATGTGTCGACGACTCATTGCTGTTCATTGCTTGTATGGTGTAGACAAGAATCCGCTAGCAGTCGAACTAGCAAAACTGTCATTGTGGATAGAATCTCACGCGGAAGGCTTACCACTAACATTTCTGGATCATCGTTTGGTATTAGGCGATTCGCTAGCAGGTCCATTTCTTAAAGATTTACTAAGGTATCCAGGCTCTCAAAAGCAAATGGATGATTTATTAAGTATTGGGTTAAAAGAAGGTTTTACTAAAGCATTGAGCAATGCGTTAAGGCATGTACATGACTTAGAAGAAAGTGTTGGTGCAACTTTATCTGAAATTGAGGCAAAGCAGGCAGCAAAGACAAGGTTGGATAAAGCTTTAGAGCCATTCATGATCGTTGCTGCAGCTTGGGCTGGTGGAGGAATGCTTAGCGGTCCAGAATGTGATGACTCAGCTTACGCACGGTTGGCACATGCGGTTGCGTCTACTTCCGCTCTTCCTGCCGACATAAACAAAGAAGAAAGGCTGATAAGAATGATTGCCAAGGGTATGGCAATGCAAGAAAATCTAACAACAATCGAGGAAGTTTTTCAGCAAAAACATATCGAGAAATTGCCACTAGCCCTACCTTTCGATCTTACCTTTGTAGAAGTATTCTTTCCTCATAGCAACTGCGACTATCGAAATGGCTTTGATGTCTTACTGGGCAATCCACCTTGGAGTAAAAGCAACTTAGAGCTACCTGAGTACATGGGTGCTGTTGACTTTCGCTTTTTGGAAGTCACTTCAAGTGATGAGCGCATAGATCTCGAAGAAAGTTACAAAGGCTCATCAGCTTGGAATGCCTGGCTGCTAGCATCTCTAGAAGAAGACAGGATGGGGAAAATAATAAGCCTACTTAATCCAGATGCACAAAGCGACTTAGTAGGCTTTGGTTCTGGACACGCTGATATTTTTGCGTCATTTGTTGATCGTTTATTCAGCCTACTTAGGGTAAACGGTCTATTTGCAATGGTTTTACCTAGTTCTCTTCATGTCAGTCAATCATTGAGGCAATTGAGGCGCAAACTGCTGAACAAAGCAGAAATCCTAAGCTATTTCTCGTTCGAGAATAAGTATTCACTCTTCGAAATACATAAGAGTTGGAAATTTACACCCGTCATAATAAGAAATTCTGAGCCCAAAGAAAAGAAAAGGTTTCCTGCACAATTCTATCTTCATGATGATTCATGGTTATTTTCTGCCAATAAAGATCCATATTATTATTTGTACGATCCTAATATAATCGAGGTCATGGACTCGGAAAGCTTAATATTCCAGGAGTACACTAGTGTATCCGACATGAAATGCGCGGAAACGATTTTTGGAAATTCTATTAGCTGGAAAAAATATTCGGAGAATACATACTGGTCAATACGAAGAGAGTTAAATGCTACGGATGATCGTTGGCGAATCGAGTACAGCAAACCTTGTGGTCGAACGTGGTCTAAAGAAGATGAAGCGCTGATCCATCATCAGCCGGGAACCATCCATCAGTATACAGATTTATGGACTGGAGCAAAAACGTTAACTATACCTTTCAATAATCTTTATGATCGTCCCCGGGTTTTGGAGCTATCCAGATACTTCAGAGCCGCTTATCGCATGTCTGCGCGTGCAACAGATGAACGAACTTCGATATTCACCATACTTACACCAGGCACTACTGCGACTAACTCGCTACCCATTGAGGGATGCCCTCAAAAGCGTCCCAACCGTCTCTCTTTAGGCGCTGTAGCTGTATGCAATTCTTTTGTCTTTGATTGGTATTTGCGTTTGAGAGTTGGTAGCAAAACAATCTCTAAGTTCATAATGGATAATACACCAATTAGTGATTTAGCATCACAGAATAATTTATGCGTTCATTCTTCTCTTCGACTCGTTAGCAACCACCCTGGCTATGAGACTCTCTGGCACGAACAAGTATGCGATGAATGGCGCGAGCCCAAGCCCCCGTTCACTTGGCCTGTCCTTGAATCTGACGACGAACGCTGGGAAGTCCGCTCAGCAATTGATGCTGTAGTAGCTGATGCCTATGGTCTCGAGCGCGAACAGTATGCCCACATTCTCTCTAGCTTCAGCCACAGAAGCTATCCAAAAGCTCCCAAACTTTGCCTTGCCAAGTTCGACGAACTGCAGGAAATCGGCTTGGGAGCGTTCACCAAAAAATACGACCCTTACTGGGACATCCCACTCAACGAGAACCTGCCTCAACCCGTTATAGACATACCCTTGCTAGATCCTGCAGATAGCGAGACCACCTCGAATCACAAGGTTCTTCAGATCCCGGGCATGGATTCTTACCAAGGGGACAGAAGATCAGCGCCAAGAGCGGCTGAGTCTGGAAAAGCACGTCGGAAAAATCCCAGAAAAACCTCCTGA
- a CDS encoding helicase-related protein: MSVFLPGTEVQARGLRWAVVTADSLGPQTLYRLRGLEGAVLGQELDLLSPFEEINPIERDLRPDKAAPLRNWLVYHQAFLLEQALGPNALLAVQPGRLRLEPYQLVPVLRAIRMSRVRLLLADAVGLGKTVQAGLVITELMARRIAHRILVVCPAGPLLEQWKVEMSERFGLRLEVIDRAKLEEVRRGAELGANPFDHISLGLVSIDFLKQERILDQLERASYDVVVIDEAHHCMDLGSNEREDSQRRRLAEVLARQCDAFILATATPHDGSDRSFASLCELLDPSLVDGQGSLRPERYRAHVVRRLKSHIKDASTGQPLFRERQVKPCPVIPLPNAHSRFIELQRALLELLAPQLRRAFKNRNYSDVLAFIALLKRSVSSVAACKRTLSVVAERFQAFLSEGVENQERRRQRLRTLRDYNRKLERFGSLSAEEEEAQSLLEMEDLAEQLASLEREVRGGSREVAKFSSLVEALDNLVHLAGEALEQDPKLDQFIQVIQAIRAEEPRANVLVYTEYIDTQQAAVRALKQAGFRDVLTMSGEDDEKMRTGTTERFRSEDGLILVSTDAAAEGLNLHQRCHQLIHLELPFNPNRLEQRNGRIDRYGQQHDPIVRYLFLRGTFEERILLRLIVKYEKQRARLTFVPNTLGLNTSTEAGEIRLLKGLMDEDTRLFEAEDTLFDLTEAKEDEGADEATRELLEEVDRSLKSFEKAAQTNTWLGNLGMNAGEDLVREASEARALGHRAGTVDLAQFVADAVRLGGGSVQPTIHPEIQQIRLPSDWTYGLDDLPGYDAASRTLRLTTNLDLMRDPAGLPVGFLGRAHPLVRRALDRVRNLSFGQDIHVGQDPRVSAVKGKVSEPTLLFTFLGRVSSGAGREFERVLAVCSTAKSEPEFYQTAEDWLPLADPGQAIKTTDVYKNHFVGWFTAAQGKARRVASEGFQPMAQVFSGQQQQETQQEQERQQSWFEQRVSEIVPQLQQANLFAPLRTAASAASVPADPNWGSMSEPVAKLAAFAADGTQLPRLRSEAEGVLRLYRQRLALIDARATLGEPEMVLLGVLMIVPETAHAH, encoded by the coding sequence GTGAGCGTCTTTCTGCCGGGTACGGAAGTGCAGGCCCGTGGGTTGCGCTGGGCAGTGGTGACGGCCGATAGCCTCGGCCCACAGACTCTCTATCGTCTGCGTGGGTTGGAAGGTGCGGTACTGGGGCAGGAGCTGGATCTGTTGTCGCCTTTTGAGGAGATCAACCCGATTGAGCGCGATTTGCGCCCGGATAAAGCAGCTCCCCTGCGCAATTGGCTGGTTTATCACCAGGCTTTTCTACTGGAGCAGGCCCTCGGGCCGAATGCCCTGCTCGCTGTTCAGCCCGGTCGCCTGCGCCTGGAACCCTACCAGCTGGTTCCCGTGCTGCGGGCTATCCGCATGAGCCGTGTGCGGCTGCTGCTGGCGGATGCGGTCGGCCTGGGGAAAACTGTTCAGGCGGGTCTGGTGATTACGGAACTGATGGCCCGGCGCATTGCTCATCGGATCCTCGTGGTCTGTCCGGCGGGACCGCTGCTGGAGCAATGGAAGGTGGAGATGTCCGAGCGCTTTGGTTTGCGCCTGGAAGTGATCGACAGGGCAAAGCTGGAGGAGGTGCGGCGGGGCGCGGAGCTGGGCGCCAACCCCTTCGATCACATCTCTTTGGGATTGGTCTCCATCGATTTTCTCAAGCAGGAGCGCATCCTGGACCAGTTGGAGCGGGCCAGCTACGACGTGGTCGTGATCGATGAAGCCCACCACTGCATGGACCTGGGTTCCAATGAGCGCGAGGACTCCCAGCGCCGCCGTCTGGCCGAAGTCCTGGCCCGGCAGTGTGACGCTTTTATCCTGGCCACCGCTACGCCCCACGACGGCAGTGACCGTTCTTTTGCATCGCTGTGTGAACTGCTGGACCCCTCGCTGGTCGATGGCCAAGGCAGCCTGCGCCCTGAACGGTACCGCGCCCATGTGGTGCGCAGGTTGAAAAGCCACATCAAAGATGCCAGTACCGGCCAACCGCTTTTCCGGGAGCGTCAGGTGAAACCCTGCCCGGTGATCCCGCTGCCCAACGCACACTCTCGATTTATCGAATTGCAACGGGCCTTGCTGGAACTACTCGCCCCTCAGTTGCGCCGGGCGTTTAAAAACCGCAACTACAGCGACGTGCTGGCCTTCATCGCGCTGCTGAAGCGCAGCGTCTCCTCAGTGGCCGCCTGCAAGCGGACGTTGAGTGTGGTTGCCGAGCGATTCCAGGCGTTCTTAAGTGAGGGCGTAGAAAACCAGGAGCGCCGCCGCCAGCGCCTCAGAACCCTGCGCGACTACAACCGCAAGCTGGAACGCTTCGGATCGCTGAGTGCTGAGGAAGAAGAGGCGCAGTCGCTCCTGGAGATGGAAGATCTGGCGGAGCAGCTCGCTAGCCTTGAGCGCGAGGTGCGCGGCGGTTCACGGGAAGTCGCCAAGTTCTCAAGTCTGGTCGAAGCGCTGGACAATCTGGTGCACCTGGCCGGCGAGGCCCTTGAGCAAGATCCGAAGCTGGACCAGTTCATCCAGGTCATCCAGGCGATTCGGGCGGAGGAGCCGAGAGCGAACGTGCTCGTCTACACCGAATACATCGATACCCAGCAGGCGGCGGTACGGGCTCTCAAGCAGGCAGGCTTTCGAGATGTTCTGACGATGAGCGGCGAGGACGACGAGAAAATGCGGACTGGGACGACGGAGCGCTTCCGCAGTGAGGACGGCCTCATTCTGGTGAGCACCGACGCGGCGGCGGAAGGGTTGAACTTGCACCAGCGCTGCCACCAGCTCATCCACCTGGAGTTGCCCTTCAACCCAAACCGCCTGGAGCAGCGCAACGGCCGCATCGATCGCTACGGGCAGCAGCACGATCCGATCGTTCGGTATCTTTTCTTGCGGGGGACTTTTGAGGAGCGGATTTTGCTGCGTCTCATCGTCAAATACGAAAAGCAGCGGGCACGATTGACGTTCGTGCCGAACACGCTGGGCTTGAACACCTCCACCGAGGCCGGGGAGATTCGGTTGCTCAAGGGATTGATGGACGAGGACACGCGCCTGTTCGAGGCGGAAGATACGCTCTTCGACTTGACGGAGGCCAAAGAAGACGAAGGCGCGGACGAGGCGACGCGCGAACTGCTGGAGGAAGTGGACCGCAGCTTGAAGAGCTTCGAGAAGGCGGCGCAGACCAACACCTGGCTGGGCAATCTCGGCATGAACGCCGGGGAAGACCTGGTCCGGGAGGCGAGCGAAGCGCGCGCGCTGGGCCATCGGGCGGGCACGGTCGATCTCGCCCAGTTCGTCGCGGATGCAGTACGGCTTGGCGGCGGCAGCGTACAACCGACTATCCACCCGGAGATCCAGCAGATTCGACTGCCGTCGGACTGGACTTACGGCCTCGACGATCTCCCCGGTTACGACGCCGCTTCCCGCACGTTGCGCCTGACTACCAACCTCGATCTGATGCGCGATCCGGCCGGTCTTCCGGTCGGTTTTCTCGGCCGCGCCCATCCGCTGGTGCGACGAGCCTTGGATCGGGTGCGCAACCTATCTTTCGGACAAGATATCCACGTCGGCCAAGACCCGCGGGTCAGTGCCGTAAAGGGGAAGGTGAGCGAGCCGACGCTGCTGTTTACCTTCCTGGGCCGGGTGTCCAGCGGTGCCGGGCGGGAGTTTGAGAGGGTTCTGGCGGTCTGTTCAACCGCCAAGAGTGAGCCGGAGTTTTATCAGACGGCCGAAGACTGGCTCCCACTGGCGGACCCCGGCCAAGCCATTAAAACGACCGATGTCTACAAAAATCACTTCGTAGGCTGGTTCACAGCTGCCCAGGGCAAGGCGCGACGTGTTGCCAGTGAAGGTTTTCAACCGATGGCCCAGGTTTTCTCCGGTCAGCAGCAGCAGGAGACGCAACAGGAGCAGGAGCGCCAGCAGAGCTGGTTTGAGCAGCGGGTGAGCGAAATCGTCCCGCAGTTGCAGCAGGCGAATTTATTTGCCCCCCTCCGAACGGCGGCATCGGCGGCATCTGTACCCGCAGATCCCAACTGGGGATCTATGAGCGAGCCGGTCGCAAAACTGGCGGCCTTCGCGGCGGACGGCACCCAGCTGCCCCGCTTACGCAGCGAGGCCGAAGGCGTGCTGCGCCTTTACCGGCAGCGGCTTGCGCTCATCGATGCCCGCGCTACTCTAGGTGAACCCGAGATGGTACTTCTGGGAGTGCTCATGATTGTTCCCGAGACCGCCCATGCCCATTGA
- a CDS encoding RNA-guided endonuclease InsQ/TnpB family protein, whose amino-acid sequence MTYQYRLKPTAAQSESMERWLQLLCKQYNYRLAQRFDWMEHHRCSLNACSIRSCSIATPADAPDYSSQKRDLRETKKRFPEYAQIYSQVLQDCIGRVKKTFDRFVKNDTSGNRSGRPRFKSQSRYRSFTYPQILAGWLEGNRIRLPKLGCLKIWMHRPLPPDFAVKTATITRKADHWYIAFVLENKDASTAEPVITPTVQNTTGFDLGLESFLVTDKADRVEIPHFHRRAEARLARLHKRQSRTRKGSSARRKANRKLSRAYQKVVNQRKDFHYKTAWQLIRTSEVIAHEDLTVQNMARTNLAKSIYDAGWSTFIAILTRKAANAGVRTIAVNPAGTTLRCSRCDRDVPKQLSDRWHECACGIRLHRDHNAAINIRNFAIARAVGHHDLVKNARRSPLRRETCAELSEASAKGRCHEPRALYCTGRFSKFVAGRCHETYALYSQKDVRTIE is encoded by the coding sequence ATGACATACCAATACCGCCTGAAGCCAACGGCTGCCCAGAGCGAATCGATGGAGCGCTGGTTGCAGCTTCTATGCAAACAGTACAACTACCGATTGGCGCAGCGCTTCGACTGGATGGAGCACCACCGCTGTTCGCTCAACGCCTGTTCTATCCGCTCCTGCAGCATTGCCACCCCGGCCGATGCGCCGGATTACTCAAGCCAGAAGCGCGATCTGAGGGAGACCAAAAAGCGCTTTCCCGAATACGCGCAGATCTATTCCCAGGTACTCCAGGACTGCATCGGGCGGGTCAAGAAGACCTTCGACCGGTTCGTCAAAAACGACACCTCCGGCAACCGCTCCGGCCGTCCTCGCTTCAAGAGTCAGTCGCGCTACCGCTCGTTCACCTACCCGCAGATCCTGGCTGGCTGGCTGGAGGGCAACCGCATCCGTCTGCCGAAGCTGGGTTGCTTAAAAATCTGGATGCACCGGCCACTACCGCCGGACTTTGCGGTGAAGACCGCCACAATCACCCGCAAAGCCGATCACTGGTACATCGCCTTTGTGCTGGAAAACAAAGACGCCTCCACAGCCGAGCCGGTCATCACCCCGACCGTCCAGAATACGACGGGCTTCGATCTGGGCCTCGAATCTTTCCTGGTTACCGACAAAGCCGACAGAGTCGAGATTCCTCACTTTCACCGCCGGGCCGAAGCCAGACTTGCCCGTCTGCACAAGCGCCAATCGCGCACGCGCAAAGGCTCGTCCGCGCGCCGCAAGGCCAACCGCAAACTTTCCCGCGCCTACCAGAAGGTAGTCAATCAGCGCAAAGACTTTCACTACAAGACTGCCTGGCAACTGATCAGAACCAGCGAGGTGATCGCCCATGAAGACCTGACCGTCCAGAATATGGCGAGGACCAACCTTGCCAAGAGCATCTACGACGCCGGTTGGAGCACATTTATCGCCATTCTGACGCGCAAAGCTGCAAACGCTGGCGTGCGCACGATTGCGGTGAACCCAGCCGGTACCACTTTGCGGTGTAGCCGTTGTGATCGCGATGTTCCCAAGCAGCTCTCGGATCGATGGCACGAGTGCGCCTGCGGCATCCGCCTCCACCGGGACCACAACGCCGCCATCAACATCCGCAACTTCGCCATTGCCAGGGCGGTGGGTCATCACGACCTGGTAAAAAACGCTCGACGGAGTCCGCTCCGGCGGGAAACCTGCGCTGAACTCTCTGAAGCGTCGGCAAAGGGCAGATGTCACGAACCGCGTGCTCTGTACTGCACCGGACGCTTTAGCAAGTTTGTAGCAGGAAGATGTCACGAAACCTATGCTCTGTATTCCCAAAAGGATGTTAGAACAATAGAATAG